In Alkalihalobacillus sp. FSL W8-0930, a single window of DNA contains:
- a CDS encoding GNAT family protein gives MKVHITDQLIVAPFRVGDADALFRLTDQSRESLRAWLPWVDRIQRVEDTRQFIEFAEMDREAEKRLVLAIRYNNTIVGVAGFNEIDRTNQIVKIGYWLGAEYEGRGWMTAVVKGLIHHAFTTMELNKVEIRVAVHNAKSQRIPQRLGFVNEGCIRQAEKLYDRYVDHTIYGLLRTEWKQPTEKESP, from the coding sequence ATGAAAGTACATATAACAGACCAATTGATTGTCGCACCATTCCGGGTAGGAGACGCAGACGCATTGTTTAGATTAACGGATCAGTCTCGAGAATCCTTGCGCGCATGGTTGCCATGGGTTGATCGAATCCAACGAGTGGAGGACACGAGGCAATTTATTGAGTTTGCTGAAATGGATAGAGAAGCCGAGAAGCGTTTAGTCTTAGCCATAAGGTACAATAACACGATTGTTGGAGTGGCTGGCTTTAATGAGATTGATCGAACAAATCAAATTGTTAAAATTGGCTATTGGTTAGGGGCTGAATACGAAGGTAGGGGATGGATGACAGCTGTTGTAAAAGGTCTTATTCATCATGCGTTTACCACGATGGAGCTAAACAAGGTCGAGATTCGCGTAGCAGTTCACAATGCTAAAAGCCAAAGGATACCGCAGCGCTTAGGTTTTGTGAATGAAGGGTGTATTCGCCAAGCAGAAAAACTCTACGATCGTTATGTTGATCATACAATATACGGGTTATTAAGAACTGAATGGAAACAGCCGACTGAAAAGGAATCACCTTAA
- a CDS encoding LD-carboxypeptidase yields MANKPAPLQSGDTIGIVTLGSPLDPAVINTRADYLRTLGFNVIFGDYVFAQDGFLAGTPEQRASDLMKMFSNPDVKMILPSRGGVGVAGILPYLDFDVIKENPKILTGYSDITVLQNVLYQYADLLSFQSLLLIDFRPTTPSYNFNQFFGAVSAPIPRKLLTNPPDIPLVSLVPGNVTGEIIGGNLTSFVDTLGTEFEIDARGKILVLEETHEPINTVYRYMSHLNAAGVFDNVAGIITGECTNCQDAYGVSYNELIQSFLVPLGKPLITNLSTAHGIYKACVPIGASVNMDAINSLITILEPTVT; encoded by the coding sequence ATGGCAAATAAACCAGCTCCCTTACAGTCTGGTGATACGATTGGCATTGTGACGCTTGGCAGTCCGCTCGATCCAGCTGTTATTAATACACGAGCCGACTATCTGCGCACTTTAGGATTTAACGTAATATTTGGTGATTACGTTTTTGCACAAGATGGATTCCTTGCAGGAACACCAGAGCAGCGAGCCTCTGACCTTATGAAGATGTTTAGTAATCCAGATGTTAAGATGATTTTACCTAGTCGGGGTGGCGTAGGGGTGGCAGGTATTCTGCCTTATCTTGATTTTGATGTGATTAAAGAGAATCCAAAAATTTTAACAGGATATAGTGACATTACGGTCTTACAAAATGTTCTGTATCAATATGCAGACCTCTTAAGCTTCCAGAGTCTATTGCTGATTGATTTTCGCCCAACCACACCTAGTTATAATTTTAATCAGTTTTTTGGGGCTGTTTCTGCACCCATTCCAAGAAAACTCTTAACGAACCCCCCAGATATACCTTTAGTCAGTCTAGTGCCAGGCAATGTAACTGGTGAAATAATTGGTGGAAATTTAACGTCTTTTGTAGACACACTCGGAACAGAATTTGAGATTGATGCAAGAGGTAAAATACTTGTTCTTGAAGAAACGCATGAACCGATTAATACCGTTTATCGATATATGAGTCATTTAAATGCGGCAGGTGTTTTTGATAATGTAGCCGGTATTATTACGGGTGAATGCACAAATTGCCAGGACGCTTACGGAGTTAGTTACAATGAACTCATTCAGTCCTTCCTAGTCCCACTTGGAAAGCCTCTAATCACAAATCTCTCGACTGCTCATGGTATTTATAAAGCATGTGTTCCCATTGGAGCAAGTGTAAATATGGATGCGATAAACTCCCTTATTACCATTCTTGAGCCGACTGTCACTTAA
- a CDS encoding GrpB family protein, giving the protein MQIFELKTVDQTILNRMVQNHSIQIQRLVPNADIHHVGSTAVSNALTKGDLDFQVRVKQEDFQQAKQSLLTIYGLNTGSSQTSFFSAFEIEDELPIGIQLTVIHSEIDHFWKVTKYLKENPTAQEQYNQLKLTYNGQPMDLYRKKKSTFIESLLESEAYIHFSRTLT; this is encoded by the coding sequence ATGCAAATCTTTGAACTAAAAACAGTAGATCAAACCATACTGAATCGAATGGTCCAAAACCATTCGATTCAGATTCAACGATTGGTACCTAATGCTGATATTCATCATGTTGGAAGTACGGCTGTATCTAATGCATTAACAAAGGGCGATCTTGATTTTCAAGTACGAGTAAAACAAGAGGATTTTCAACAAGCAAAACAATCATTATTAACCATCTACGGATTAAACACAGGTAGCTCTCAAACATCTTTTTTCAGCGCTTTTGAAATAGAAGACGAGTTACCGATTGGTATTCAATTAACAGTCATCCATTCTGAAATTGATCACTTTTGGAAAGTAACCAAATACCTCAAAGAGAACCCCACAGCACAAGAGCAGTATAATCAGCTCAAACTTACGTACAACGGTCAACCGATGGACTTATATCGCAAGAAAAAATCTACATTTATTGAGTCGTTACTTGAATCGGAAGCATATATACATTTTTCAAGAACCTTAACGTAG
- a CDS encoding HD domain-containing protein: MFLREPLYPEIRPFFWEVEIMQSSYFQRLKHLAHYGGGSFVSPVTHSRLEHTVGVWKLAVHFFPEWIEIRAAALLHDIGHLPFSHAIERTLGYNHHHLTETYIQSDELKTILHKAGLTPKHICDLLNQQSPLTGTDAILGLDHLDSFIRDTYMMGRLNGSTHDLLSRLSCTNEGISTDAQTVDWLLDLILKDHQTMHAPLLKAVDQLLSETVRLHQLSVQDDISFLVDAELTSRLLQSSNLKVQNLMNTLLFAPHRIQVSDKLSTHGLHVPKGKVYHRLPLLLGQDMSHTQLAKTHTQQLNQLRKEYEVTLL, encoded by the coding sequence ATGTTTTTAAGGGAACCACTTTATCCAGAGATTCGCCCATTCTTTTGGGAAGTTGAAATCATGCAATCTTCCTATTTTCAAAGACTAAAACACTTAGCCCATTATGGAGGCGGATCCTTTGTTTCTCCTGTTACACATAGCCGTCTGGAGCACACGGTAGGTGTTTGGAAGCTTGCTGTACACTTTTTTCCAGAGTGGATTGAAATAAGGGCGGCCGCCTTATTACACGATATTGGACATTTACCATTTTCCCATGCGATTGAGCGTACACTGGGCTACAATCATCACCACCTCACAGAAACGTACATCCAAAGTGATGAACTAAAAACGATTTTACATAAGGCTGGTTTGACGCCAAAACACATCTGCGATTTGCTAAATCAACAGTCACCATTAACAGGAACTGATGCTATCTTAGGGTTGGATCACTTAGATAGTTTTATAAGAGATACATATATGATGGGTAGATTAAATGGAAGTACCCATGATTTGCTTTCAAGACTTTCATGTACTAATGAAGGAATCTCAACGGACGCTCAAACGGTAGATTGGCTGCTTGACCTTATCCTCAAAGATCATCAAACGATGCATGCTCCATTGTTAAAAGCGGTTGATCAGTTACTAAGCGAAACGGTTCGCTTGCATCAATTATCCGTTCAAGACGATATTTCGTTTTTAGTAGATGCTGAGTTAACTTCGCGCCTTTTGCAATCGTCGAATCTAAAAGTCCAGAATCTTATGAACACCCTGTTATTTGCGCCGCATCGCATACAAGTATCAGATAAACTCTCCACTCATGGTCTCCATGTTCCAAAAGGAAAAGTGTATCACCGTTTACCATTGCTTTTAGGTCAAGATATGTCTCACACACAACTTGCCAAAACGCATACGCAGCAATTAAATCAATTAAGAAAAGAATATGAAGTGACTTTATTATGA
- a CDS encoding GNAT family N-acetyltransferase, producing the protein MEIRTLDVNDKQLILSVINEWWGGREMAHMLPALFFHHFNQTSFIMEEKGEMIGFLVGFLSQTHPHEAYIHFVGVHPDYRRQKIGQTLYRHFFQKVQKEQRSIVRCITSPQNKSSIAYHQRMGFAICSGDTLVNGIEVQTNYDGTGNDRVVFEKRL; encoded by the coding sequence ATGGAGATTCGCACATTAGATGTAAATGACAAACAACTAATACTCTCCGTTATCAACGAATGGTGGGGAGGGAGAGAGATGGCACATATGCTGCCAGCGTTGTTCTTCCATCACTTTAATCAAACAAGTTTTATCATGGAAGAGAAGGGAGAAATGATAGGATTTCTAGTAGGATTTCTTTCGCAGACTCATCCACATGAAGCCTATATTCATTTTGTTGGCGTTCATCCAGACTATCGCAGGCAGAAAATAGGACAAACCTTGTATCGTCATTTTTTTCAGAAGGTTCAAAAAGAACAACGGAGCATCGTGCGTTGTATTACTTCTCCACAAAATAAAAGCTCAATCGCATACCATCAAAGGATGGGATTTGCGATTTGTTCGGGTGATACATTAGTAAATGGAATTGAAGTGCAAACGAATTATGATGGTACAGGTAATGACCGAGTTGTATTTGAGAAAAGACTATAG
- a CDS encoding methyltransferase domain-containing protein: MENAQKILEVNKAGWERSAERFFGRTALPEYGPHAYREDQLQLFDSIEGKKVLDIGCGSGHSLHYMAQQGAEELWGLDLSEKQIRTSHEVLKNQKVQQLFVSPMEENPGLPTNYFDIAYSIYALGWTVDLKQTLSNIYTYLKPNGTFIFSWEHPMHDRITYKEGNYTFHKSYLEEGPEWNEAWPDRVITHHIKLSTYVNTLVECGFSIEKILDDVYIPEESNMGDPSKWYATQKAALLPATFIVKARKG, from the coding sequence ATGGAAAATGCACAGAAGATTTTAGAAGTGAATAAAGCAGGGTGGGAACGGTCAGCTGAACGCTTTTTTGGAAGAACAGCCTTACCTGAATATGGACCTCATGCGTACCGTGAAGATCAATTACAGTTATTTGACTCAATTGAGGGTAAAAAAGTGTTGGATATCGGATGCGGAAGTGGTCACTCCTTGCATTATATGGCACAACAAGGAGCCGAGGAATTATGGGGTCTCGACCTGTCTGAAAAGCAAATTAGAACCTCTCATGAAGTGTTAAAGAATCAAAAGGTTCAACAATTATTTGTGTCTCCTATGGAAGAAAACCCGGGCTTACCAACAAATTATTTTGACATTGCCTATTCAATTTACGCATTAGGTTGGACGGTTGATTTAAAACAAACGCTTTCTAACATTTATACGTATCTAAAACCAAATGGCACATTCATCTTTAGCTGGGAACATCCCATGCACGACCGAATTACTTACAAAGAAGGCAACTACACCTTTCATAAATCATATCTCGAGGAAGGTCCTGAGTGGAACGAAGCATGGCCAGATCGTGTTATTACGCATCATATTAAACTAAGTACCTATGTAAATACTTTAGTTGAGTGCGGGTTTAGTATTGAAAAAATTCTTGATGATGTGTATATACCTGAGGAAAGTAACATGGGTGATCCAAGTAAATGGTATGCCACTCAAAAAGCAGCTCTGCTTCCTGCAACATTTATCGTGAAGGCTAGAAAAGGGTAG
- a CDS encoding MFS transporter: MIHKNYILYFFVTILFKLSDKMYVIAIPWLVYELTQSSISTGLMFFVQTLPLIFIAPIAGTLADRVSRKKLMIFSAMLQGSLVLLIPVLHQLNLLQIGFLYLIGFLVASAGACFNVTNSTVIPQLFKKESLMRVNSLFQIIDTSSVLFGSMAAGILISFMGVYSLFFVLGVAYLPIVVSLLLLTLLHPFSSNHKKTSWQSLKEGASYLWTHPILRSLTWLIFIVNIANGSLLSMLVFYSRDEIGVTSTELGWIYAGAGVAQFIGILLLNVVKASKQTLYAMTIVLFVSAIGIILTAFSWNWFSLMICISVQSAPVIMFNVLNKTFRQNIVPANLLGRVNGLVMMIGLASLPLAGFFSGLLSEIINIRWIFFGLGLLSLLAVFQFRRVGNKQKIDSSRSEVELTS; encoded by the coding sequence TTGATTCATAAGAACTATATTCTTTATTTCTTTGTAACAATTCTGTTCAAACTAAGTGACAAAATGTATGTTATCGCTATTCCATGGTTAGTTTATGAGCTTACTCAATCTTCAATAAGCACCGGACTTATGTTTTTTGTGCAGACACTACCACTTATTTTTATTGCTCCTATTGCTGGTACTCTAGCTGACCGGGTTTCTCGAAAAAAGCTTATGATTTTTAGTGCAATGCTTCAAGGGAGCTTAGTCCTTCTTATTCCAGTTTTGCATCAATTAAATTTACTTCAGATCGGGTTTCTTTATCTCATTGGCTTTCTAGTCGCAAGCGCTGGTGCTTGTTTTAATGTGACTAATAGCACCGTCATCCCTCAGCTATTCAAAAAAGAATCGTTGATGCGTGTAAACTCTCTTTTTCAAATCATTGATACGAGTTCTGTTTTATTCGGTAGTATGGCAGCAGGTATTCTAATTAGTTTCATGGGTGTATATTCACTATTTTTTGTGCTTGGCGTAGCCTATCTCCCAATTGTTGTTTCGTTGCTCCTCTTAACATTGCTTCACCCATTTAGCTCAAATCATAAAAAGACAAGCTGGCAATCCCTTAAAGAAGGAGCAAGCTATCTATGGACACATCCTATTCTCAGGTCGTTAACATGGCTCATTTTCATTGTAAATATTGCAAATGGTTCATTACTTAGTATGCTTGTTTTTTATTCTCGCGACGAAATTGGTGTGACCTCTACGGAGTTGGGTTGGATTTACGCAGGTGCCGGCGTAGCACAGTTTATAGGTATCTTATTGTTAAATGTAGTAAAAGCTTCGAAACAGACGCTATATGCAATGACGATTGTTCTTTTTGTAAGTGCGATTGGCATTATCCTAACAGCTTTCAGTTGGAATTGGTTTAGTTTAATGATTTGTATTTCCGTACAAAGTGCACCAGTCATCATGTTTAATGTCCTAAATAAAACATTTAGACAAAACATTGTCCCTGCCAATCTGTTAGGAAGAGTTAATGGTTTAGTCATGATGATTGGACTCGCCTCATTACCTTTAGCTGGTTTCTTCTCTGGCCTTCTCTCAGAGATCATTAATATACGATGGATATTCTTTGGATTAGGTCTCCTGTCGTTACTGGCGGTCTTCCAATTTAGAAGAGTAGGCAACAAACAGAAGATCGACTCTTCCCGTTCGGAGGTCGAGTTAACGTCCTAA
- a CDS encoding ABC transporter substrate-binding protein has translation MRAFLYEREEQLSVPFNHDMVEGLWFCTRRNVKRILKQMEAEGYFQYVPGKGRGHYSVLTFHQPFRDEVEHYVKKYVQSNNLDQLAFILRLPIPKPWIIDVSADFQRLLGFKRSEESKDILYTFKSREITTLDPTLSAIALEVHLIRQLGDTLVQFDTDQSRIIPHLAHHFKVDQSEQIYTFYLRKDIYFHNMEKLSSTDVVSTIHRLKKSKRYSWLVDSIKEVKAESPFKVSFHLRKKNALFLHMLSTPTLVILPEFTSFNEHEWIGTGPFMLKERTRTKLVLQAFEHYFKERALIDEVHFHTISKDAEDSMYLQHVPEQTSQPEEYSVHDMCVVSLLFNQQSNQLLQNTYLREAIFHLLDISKLAADLSFEVKEASTFSEERSTQLLKQKHLIPDLLSRSNYNGEVLKVGYLKNELTEREALWLIQEAREFGINLILNPIAHEQFYEPMIMNEVDLLFMKVVFSPDWHLSFLSMFKNEQLYFLPYLQETDKHKLLNMIRSFEESTSYQNREQIINDVELYLKEGYHLVFLYHPVIKRKLDPIIQDASHHSFGHLDFSKLWLS, from the coding sequence TTGAGAGCATTTTTGTATGAACGTGAGGAGCAGTTATCCGTGCCTTTTAATCACGATATGGTAGAAGGATTATGGTTTTGTACGAGGAGGAATGTCAAACGTATTCTTAAGCAAATGGAAGCTGAGGGTTACTTTCAATACGTGCCAGGAAAAGGTCGGGGACATTATTCTGTATTAACATTTCATCAACCATTTAGAGATGAAGTTGAACACTATGTTAAAAAGTACGTACAATCAAATAATCTGGATCAGCTTGCCTTCATTTTGAGATTGCCTATACCTAAGCCATGGATCATTGATGTTTCAGCAGATTTTCAAAGGTTATTAGGCTTCAAGCGAAGTGAAGAGTCCAAAGACATTCTATATACCTTCAAATCACGTGAAATAACCACTCTTGATCCAACGCTATCAGCCATTGCTCTGGAGGTACACCTAATTAGGCAGCTCGGAGACACACTCGTTCAGTTCGATACAGACCAGTCTCGGATCATCCCGCATCTAGCGCACCACTTTAAAGTAGATCAATCAGAACAAATCTATACCTTTTACCTTCGTAAAGATATTTACTTTCACAACATGGAAAAATTGAGTAGTACAGATGTTGTTTCTACCATTCATAGACTTAAAAAGAGTAAGCGGTATTCCTGGCTTGTTGACTCGATAAAAGAAGTTAAAGCGGAGTCGCCTTTTAAAGTGAGCTTTCATTTACGAAAGAAAAATGCTCTCTTTTTACATATGCTTTCTACACCCACGCTCGTTATATTACCTGAGTTTACCTCATTTAATGAGCATGAGTGGATTGGAACAGGACCATTTATGTTAAAGGAAAGAACAAGGACAAAGTTAGTATTGCAAGCATTCGAGCATTATTTTAAAGAACGAGCGTTAATAGATGAAGTGCATTTTCACACCATTTCTAAGGACGCAGAAGATAGTATGTACTTACAGCATGTGCCGGAACAGACGAGTCAGCCTGAAGAGTATTCAGTACATGATATGTGTGTGGTTAGTTTATTGTTTAATCAGCAGTCAAATCAGTTGCTTCAGAATACATATCTTAGAGAAGCCATTTTTCATTTATTAGACATTTCAAAATTAGCAGCGGACTTATCATTTGAAGTGAAAGAAGCAAGTACCTTTAGCGAAGAACGTTCGACACAGCTTTTAAAACAAAAACATCTCATACCAGATTTACTGAGTCGATCTAATTATAATGGTGAAGTACTAAAAGTAGGTTATCTTAAAAATGAATTAACTGAACGAGAAGCATTGTGGTTGATTCAGGAAGCAAGAGAATTTGGCATAAACCTGATTCTAAATCCAATTGCTCATGAGCAGTTTTATGAACCCATGATCATGAATGAGGTAGATCTCCTTTTCATGAAAGTAGTCTTTTCTCCTGATTGGCATTTATCGTTTTTAAGTATGTTTAAAAATGAGCAGCTCTATTTTCTGCCCTACTTACAAGAAACGGATAAACATAAATTATTAAATATGATTAGATCATTTGAAGAATCCACCTCTTATCAGAATAGAGAACAAATCATTAATGATGTTGAACTCTATTTAAAAGAAGGATACCACCTAGTTTTTTTATATCATCCAGTTATAAAAAGAAAATTAGATCCTATTATTCAGGATGCTAGCCATCATTCGTTTGGGCATTTGGATTTCAGTAAATTGTGGTTGTCATAA
- a CDS encoding nuclear transport factor 2 family protein, producing the protein MVESALREYIRATNTHDFKEVAKCLHPSAMYWFSDETCTSLEDIKMYFERAWKAMPDEVYRANEIVWLSKDMKSASCTYSYHYEGHINGILTVGNGRATNVFIFVEDQWKLIHEHLSPSPNE; encoded by the coding sequence GTGGTTGAATCAGCACTTAGGGAGTACATTAGAGCAACCAATACCCATGATTTTAAAGAGGTCGCAAAATGCCTGCATCCAAGTGCGATGTATTGGTTTAGTGATGAAACATGTACTAGTTTAGAAGACATTAAAATGTACTTTGAACGTGCTTGGAAGGCCATGCCTGATGAAGTATATCGAGCAAATGAAATTGTATGGCTCTCTAAGGATATGAAGAGTGCAAGCTGTACGTACTCATACCACTACGAGGGGCACATCAATGGCATTTTAACAGTTGGTAATGGCAGAGCTACAAACGTATTCATTTTTGTTGAAGATCAATGGAAGCTCATTCACGAGCATTTAAGTCCGTCACCGAATGAGTAA
- a CDS encoding Cof-type HAD-IIB family hydrolase: MQKIVFFDVDGTLTDHRDGTIPINTQHTVRALINRGIHVVAATGRPLSMCNQLINLGIQTFITANGAYVKHKETVIHKNVLDSNVLRDVHDYAKHHDSGLLFFTEGLSMNGVKNERIQTALYETLLLDDYPEHDPLIHEKDVYLMCLYEDQAGSKHFEERFPELMFSRWHSSICNVLQEDVDKSIAIKNVLSYFGIKASEAIAFGDGSNDVEMIKTVGTGIAMGNGNDQLKSIADFVTTSSTEDGITLALQKYGVLPV; encoded by the coding sequence GTGCAGAAGATTGTTTTCTTTGATGTAGATGGAACGTTAACGGACCATAGAGATGGCACTATTCCTATAAACACACAGCATACTGTGCGAGCACTAATTAATCGTGGAATTCATGTTGTTGCAGCTACCGGACGGCCTTTGTCTATGTGTAACCAATTGATAAACTTGGGCATCCAAACCTTTATTACAGCAAATGGTGCGTACGTAAAACATAAGGAAACCGTGATTCATAAAAATGTATTAGACTCAAATGTCTTAAGAGATGTTCATGACTATGCAAAACACCATGATTCTGGGCTATTGTTTTTTACTGAAGGGCTCAGCATGAACGGGGTTAAAAATGAGAGAATTCAAACGGCACTGTATGAAACATTGTTGTTAGATGACTATCCTGAGCATGATCCATTGATTCACGAAAAAGATGTATACTTAATGTGTTTATACGAAGATCAGGCTGGCAGTAAGCATTTTGAAGAAAGATTCCCAGAGCTTATGTTTAGTCGCTGGCACTCTTCTATTTGTAATGTTCTACAAGAGGATGTTGATAAATCAATTGCTATCAAGAACGTACTTTCTTACTTTGGTATTAAAGCATCCGAGGCGATTGCTTTTGGAGATGGCTCAAATGATGTAGAAATGATCAAAACAGTTGGAACGGGCATTGCTATGGGGAATGGAAACGATCAGCTAAAATCTATCGCTGACTTTGTGACCACGTCCTCGACTGAAGACGGAATTACGCTTGCTTTACAAAAGTATGGAGTATTACCTGTTTAG
- a CDS encoding DUF6434 domain-containing protein, with the protein MRPELTKNCRVEEFKQYYWLKEELQTFCREHGLSASGSKQEISTRILHFLETGEILKPQRKANVRKTTLSTHALSLDTVITQDHRCSQEVRAFFKSVIPSFHFSTAIQSYFKTNVGKTYRDVVEYWYEEDKRKKDPSYKKEISPQFEYNQYIRDYFADPANKGKSREEAIKGWKRMKQTPGSNKYLFKK; encoded by the coding sequence ATGAGACCTGAATTAACAAAAAATTGTCGAGTAGAAGAATTTAAACAATACTATTGGCTAAAGGAAGAGTTGCAAACGTTTTGTAGAGAGCATGGATTGAGTGCTTCTGGTTCAAAGCAAGAAATTTCAACCCGCATCCTACACTTTCTAGAGACAGGTGAAATTTTGAAGCCTCAAAGAAAGGCAAACGTTCGTAAAACGACTTTGAGTACTCATGCATTAAGCTTGGATACGGTAATTACACAGGATCATCGATGCAGTCAAGAGGTACGAGCTTTCTTTAAATCAGTGATTCCTTCTTTTCATTTTTCTACAGCTATTCAATCATACTTCAAAACAAACGTAGGAAAAACGTATCGTGATGTGGTGGAATATTGGTATGAGGAGGACAAGCGTAAGAAGGATCCATCTTATAAAAAAGAGATATCTCCGCAGTTTGAATACAACCAGTATATTCGCGATTATTTTGCTGATCCGGCAAACAAGGGGAAAAGCCGGGAAGAAGCAATCAAAGGCTGGAAGAGGATGAAGCAGACTCCAGGGAGTAATAAATATCTATTTAAAAAGTGA
- a CDS encoding YdiU family protein, with translation MSKQDLGHHVGWNFDNTYIQLPQNFYSLLEPNAVKEPDLVLLNESLANSLGLQLNHLKEKEQVNVLAGNEIPEGGHALAQAYAGHQFGNFTMLGDGRALLIGEHITPEGERFDLQLKGSGRTVFSRGGDGRAALGPMLREYVISEAMHSLGIPTTRSLAVVTTGELVLREIGLPGAVMTRVASSHLRVGTFQYAAAKGNVEELKKLADYAIQRHNPALASEDNPYLAFYRDVLKRQAKLIAKWQLVGFIHGVMNTDNMTISGETIDYGPCAFMNTYKPDTVFSSIDVQGRYAYGNQPYIANWNLARFAETLLPLIEEDQEKAIERVQEELATFKTTYLNYWYEGMSKKLGLFTIEESDQERIDQLLTIMESVEADFTNTFRSLTLDDLREESALSCSKEFSGWHKQWKQRLTRQPQSIEEVQQLMKQHNPAVIPRNHRVEEALDAAVEKGDYSVLNKLLHVLKEPFAYSSEQEAYKQGPGDEGKDYRTFCGT, from the coding sequence ATGTCTAAACAAGATCTTGGTCATCACGTAGGCTGGAATTTCGACAATACGTATATTCAGTTGCCGCAGAATTTTTATAGCCTTTTGGAACCGAATGCTGTAAAAGAGCCTGATCTCGTTTTACTAAACGAGAGCCTTGCGAATTCGCTAGGACTTCAATTGAATCATCTCAAAGAGAAAGAGCAGGTAAACGTGTTAGCCGGAAATGAAATTCCTGAAGGAGGCCATGCATTAGCACAAGCGTATGCAGGACACCAATTCGGAAATTTCACCATGTTAGGTGATGGACGAGCTCTACTAATCGGTGAACACATCACACCTGAGGGAGAACGTTTTGATCTTCAGCTCAAAGGGTCCGGACGAACAGTTTTCTCAAGAGGCGGAGATGGACGGGCTGCCCTTGGACCCATGTTAAGAGAGTATGTGATCAGTGAAGCAATGCACTCCTTAGGCATACCTACGACCAGAAGTCTCGCTGTCGTAACAACTGGTGAACTCGTTCTTCGTGAGATTGGCTTACCAGGAGCTGTTATGACCCGAGTAGCCTCCAGTCACCTTAGAGTGGGTACCTTTCAATATGCAGCAGCTAAAGGAAACGTAGAAGAGTTAAAGAAATTAGCTGATTATGCGATCCAACGTCACAATCCAGCTCTTGCATCAGAAGACAATCCTTACCTTGCATTTTATCGGGACGTTTTGAAGCGTCAGGCAAAGCTCATTGCCAAGTGGCAGTTGGTTGGATTTATTCATGGGGTTATGAACACTGATAACATGACAATTAGTGGGGAAACAATTGATTATGGACCATGCGCGTTTATGAACACGTATAAGCCAGATACGGTCTTTAGCTCAATCGATGTTCAAGGAAGATACGCCTATGGAAATCAACCTTATATCGCAAATTGGAATTTGGCACGATTTGCAGAAACGCTACTGCCGCTTATTGAGGAAGACCAGGAAAAAGCAATTGAGCGTGTTCAGGAAGAGCTGGCTACGTTTAAAACAACGTATTTGAATTACTGGTATGAGGGGATGAGCAAGAAGCTTGGTCTATTTACCATTGAAGAGAGTGATCAAGAACGAATTGACCAGCTTCTCACCATAATGGAGTCTGTAGAGGCTGACTTTACAAATACATTCAGATCATTGACTCTAGATGATCTGAGAGAAGAATCTGCACTCTCGTGCTCAAAAGAATTCTCTGGATGGCATAAGCAGTGGAAACAAAGACTGACACGTCAACCACAATCAATAGAAGAAGTGCAACAGCTTATGAAGCAGCATAATCCGGCGGTCATTCCTAGGAATCATCGCGTGGAGGAAGCATTAGATGCTGCTGTGGAAAAAGGCGACTATTCAGTATTAAACAAGCTCTTACATGTTTTAAAGGAACCATTCGCTTATTCATCTGAACAAGAAGCGTACAAACAAGGGCCGGGAGATGAAGGAAAAGACTATCGGACGTTCTGTGGAACGTGA